The proteins below are encoded in one region of Maridesulfovibrio ferrireducens:
- a CDS encoding OFA family MFS transporter has translation MGKQKTLNRWFPVLGAILIQLALGAIYAWSVFTPSLVAAGWTKIQTQIVFSIGLVTFALSMVWAGKKLAVWGPKKLAMLSGLVLGAGYALAGFFGGTNFTALCLFIGIIGGAGIGLGYVVPIAVGMRWFPDKKGFITGLAVAGFGFGAMAWVKLAGAWGSLIADFGLSTTFSIYGLIFFAMIALGGTWMVFPPEGWLPEGYNPEATSSGSAAKKEENFSFSEMLKTPQFLLIFITFTFSAAAGLMSIGLMKLYPMEALQAQGLSAAESSAIAGTAMAVFFSLSNGLGRIAWGTASDKLGRKMSILLMTAIQGLTLLAFTNMAGHEYLLYLGATIIGFNFGGNFALFPTMTADTFGTKNVGQNYPYIFLAYGVGGMFGPMLGGKLGDLGNFPMAFTICGVCCIIGAVAISLVKQPQKNCEMAEPEFAD, from the coding sequence ATGGGCAAACAAAAAACATTGAACCGATGGTTTCCAGTTCTGGGAGCAATTCTTATCCAGCTTGCTCTCGGAGCAATCTACGCGTGGTCGGTATTCACGCCATCACTTGTTGCGGCAGGTTGGACAAAAATTCAAACTCAGATTGTTTTTTCAATCGGCCTTGTAACCTTTGCCCTTTCAATGGTCTGGGCCGGTAAAAAACTTGCCGTATGGGGTCCCAAAAAACTTGCGATGCTCAGCGGGCTTGTACTCGGAGCAGGTTACGCCCTTGCAGGATTTTTCGGCGGAACTAACTTCACAGCTCTCTGTCTCTTTATCGGAATTATCGGCGGAGCAGGAATAGGACTTGGCTATGTTGTTCCTATCGCAGTAGGCATGCGCTGGTTTCCTGATAAAAAAGGGTTCATCACAGGGCTTGCTGTTGCAGGTTTCGGATTCGGCGCAATGGCATGGGTAAAACTTGCCGGAGCATGGGGAAGCCTTATTGCCGACTTCGGACTTTCCACAACCTTTTCTATCTACGGATTAATCTTTTTTGCAATGATAGCACTCGGTGGAACGTGGATGGTTTTCCCCCCTGAAGGCTGGCTCCCTGAAGGATATAATCCCGAAGCGACTTCTTCCGGCAGTGCCGCTAAAAAAGAAGAAAATTTCTCATTCTCCGAAATGCTTAAAACTCCTCAATTTTTACTCATTTTCATAACCTTTACCTTCAGTGCGGCAGCAGGACTCATGTCCATCGGGCTGATGAAACTTTATCCCATGGAAGCTCTTCAGGCACAGGGTCTTTCTGCCGCTGAATCAAGTGCTATCGCAGGAACAGCAATGGCAGTTTTCTTCAGCCTTTCCAATGGGCTCGGAAGAATTGCATGGGGAACTGCAAGCGATAAACTCGGGCGTAAAATGTCCATACTTTTGATGACCGCGATTCAGGGACTGACTCTGTTAGCCTTCACCAATATGGCCGGACACGAATACCTGCTCTATCTCGGCGCGACCATCATCGGATTTAACTTCGGCGGAAACTTTGCCTTGTTCCCGACTATGACAGCTGACACTTTCGGAACCAAGAACGTAGGTCAGAATTATCCTTACATTTTCCTCGCCTACGGAGTCGGAGGGATGTTCGGACCGATGCTCGGCGGAAAATTGGGAGATCTCGGAAACTTCCCGATGGCTTTCACAATCTGCGGAGTTTGCTGTATCATCGGCGCAGTTGCAATCTCACTGGTAAAACAGCCACAAAAAAACTGTGAAATGGCTGAACCGGAATTCGCTGATTAA